Proteins encoded by one window of Streptomyces sp. ALI-76-A:
- a CDS encoding M23 family metallopeptidase: MNDRHPSGTMTTPAPASDADPAHYASYGTQEAQYGDFTTYADYDATGFVPPSGSGFDTGRSTTSFESDPLFGCLPADGTGSYDMSLWSTGGHQTVHHDPYAARHHAAHDGGTYDSGTHGGGAYDSGTYDSTAWTGEHQHLSAIPPQATSPDTSGQWDANAWLQPDQSGAPADGTQQWEWGTQAFDTGAYDATQWNSDGPATAGDEDCEQRGEHAGGQETATFDHVGYGEHAPDDGESATTGEMPSLPDGTAASDTPLLDDQEELTPVPASRAAARGGSRSRRRLPAKRSALLTVAVPSACVMGVAGIAAASVTTLTSEDKDVSTTAADAAPVQPATANNKLDTQLQSLSAEADDFSDRVSRTQERIDLKAQQEAEKKKAAAEAARKERLRPKYALPVAQHGLSAYYGQSGINWMSIHTGIDFPVSYGTTVMAATDGTVRTQWNSAYGNMMIVTDKDGTETWYCHLSSYRVASGTTVKAGDPIAYAGNSGNSTGPHLHFEVRPAGGSAIDPLSWLRSHGVDPT; the protein is encoded by the coding sequence GTGAACGACCGTCACCCGTCGGGGACCATGACCACCCCGGCTCCGGCTTCCGACGCCGACCCGGCGCACTACGCGTCGTACGGCACCCAGGAAGCCCAGTACGGCGACTTCACCACGTACGCCGACTATGACGCCACCGGTTTTGTCCCGCCTTCGGGCTCGGGATTCGACACCGGCAGGTCGACCACGAGCTTCGAGTCCGACCCCCTGTTCGGCTGCCTGCCCGCCGACGGCACGGGCTCGTACGACATGTCCCTCTGGTCCACGGGTGGCCACCAGACCGTGCACCACGACCCGTACGCGGCCCGGCACCACGCCGCCCATGACGGCGGCACGTACGACAGCGGTACCCACGGCGGCGGCGCGTACGACAGCGGCACGTACGACTCCACCGCCTGGACCGGCGAGCACCAGCACCTCTCCGCGATCCCGCCGCAGGCGACGAGCCCCGACACCAGCGGCCAGTGGGACGCGAACGCCTGGCTCCAGCCCGACCAGTCCGGCGCCCCGGCCGACGGGACGCAGCAGTGGGAATGGGGCACCCAGGCCTTCGACACCGGGGCCTACGACGCCACGCAGTGGAACTCCGACGGCCCCGCCACGGCGGGCGACGAGGACTGCGAGCAGCGGGGCGAGCACGCCGGCGGGCAGGAGACGGCGACCTTCGACCACGTCGGATACGGCGAACACGCCCCGGACGACGGCGAGTCGGCCACCACCGGTGAGATGCCGTCCCTGCCGGACGGGACGGCCGCCTCCGACACACCGCTGCTGGACGACCAGGAAGAGCTCACCCCGGTCCCGGCGTCCCGCGCCGCCGCTCGGGGCGGGTCCCGCTCCCGCCGCCGGCTGCCCGCCAAGCGGTCCGCGCTACTGACGGTGGCCGTGCCCTCGGCCTGCGTGATGGGGGTCGCGGGCATCGCCGCCGCCTCCGTCACCACGCTGACCAGCGAGGACAAGGACGTCTCGACGACCGCGGCGGACGCGGCCCCCGTGCAGCCGGCCACCGCGAACAACAAGCTCGACACCCAGTTGCAGAGCCTGTCCGCCGAGGCGGACGACTTCAGCGACCGGGTCAGCCGAACGCAGGAACGTATCGACCTCAAGGCGCAGCAGGAGGCCGAGAAGAAGAAGGCCGCCGCGGAGGCCGCCCGCAAGGAGCGGCTGCGCCCCAAGTACGCGCTGCCGGTGGCCCAGCACGGACTCAGCGCCTACTACGGCCAGTCCGGCATCAACTGGATGTCCATCCACACCGGCATCGACTTCCCGGTGTCCTACGGCACGACCGTGATGGCCGCGACCGACGGCACCGTGCGGACGCAGTGGAACAGCGCGTACGGCAACATGATGATCGTGACCGACAAGGACGGCACGGAGACGTGGTACTGCCACCTCTCCAGCTACCGGGTCGCCTCCGGTACGACCGTGAAGGCCGGCGACCCGATCGCCTACGCCGGAAACTCGGGCAACTCGACCGGCCCGCACCTGCACTTCGAGGTACGGCCGGCCGGCGGCTCGGCGATCGACCCGCTGTCCTGGCTGCGCAGCCACGGCGTCGACCCGACGTAG
- a CDS encoding alpha/beta fold hydrolase, with protein sequence MKVTRAALPLLPLCQRLLPSRLAGLSLTLLKATALEMAILAGHLLLYPSGIVQERRAPVPPIPAPEDSATQLPREAKPPVVLLHGFIDNRSVFVLLRRSLVQHGRQQIESLNYSPLTCDIRTAAALLGRHIEEICERTGSRQVDVVGHSLGGLIARYYVQRLGGDTRVRTLVTLGTPHSGTRVAPLANAHPIVRQMRPGSEFIEELALPAPGCRTHFVSFWSDLDHLMEPLETACVDHPDLAAENIQVSGIGHLALPVHPAVAAGIRRVLDTARPGEETAARTGGLTVA encoded by the coding sequence ATGAAGGTCACCAGGGCAGCACTGCCCCTGCTTCCGCTCTGCCAGCGCCTGCTCCCGAGCAGACTGGCGGGCCTCTCGCTGACCCTCCTGAAGGCGACCGCCCTGGAGATGGCGATCCTCGCGGGCCACCTCCTCCTCTATCCCTCCGGCATCGTGCAGGAGCGGCGCGCCCCCGTGCCCCCGATCCCCGCACCGGAGGACAGCGCGACCCAGCTGCCCCGGGAGGCCAAGCCCCCGGTCGTCCTGCTGCACGGGTTCATCGACAACCGCTCGGTCTTCGTCCTGCTGCGCCGCAGCCTCGTCCAGCACGGCAGGCAGCAGATCGAGTCGCTCAACTACTCGCCGCTGACCTGCGACATCCGCACCGCGGCTGCGCTGCTCGGCCGGCACATAGAGGAGATCTGCGAGCGCACGGGCAGTCGGCAGGTCGACGTGGTCGGACACAGCCTCGGCGGGCTGATCGCGCGGTACTACGTGCAGCGCCTCGGCGGTGACACCCGCGTCCGGACACTCGTGACGCTCGGCACCCCGCACTCCGGCACCCGGGTGGCGCCGCTGGCCAACGCGCATCCGATCGTGCGCCAGATGCGCCCCGGCTCGGAGTTCATCGAGGAGCTGGCCCTGCCCGCCCCCGGCTGCCGGACGCACTTCGTCAGCTTCTGGAGCGACCTCGATCACCTGATGGAGCCGCTGGAGACCGCCTGTGTCGACCACCCCGACCTGGCGGCGGAGAACATCCAGGTGAGCGGGATCGGGCATCTCGCCCTGCCGGTGCACCCCGCTGTCGCGGCCGGGATACGGCGCGTCCTCGACACGGCACGCCCGGGCGAGGAGACCGCCGCGCGCACCGGCGGACTCACGGTGGCATAA
- a CDS encoding cobalamin B12-binding domain-containing protein, translated as MGVAAGPIRVVVAKPGLDGHDRGAKVIARALRDAGMEVIYTGLHQTPEQIVDTAIQEDADAIGLSILSGAHNTLFAAVIDLLKEREAEDILVFGGGIIPEADIAPLKEKGVAEIFTPGATTASIVDWVRAHVQEPAEA; from the coding sequence ATGGGTGTGGCAGCCGGTCCGATCCGCGTGGTGGTGGCCAAGCCGGGGCTCGACGGCCACGATCGCGGGGCAAAGGTGATCGCGCGGGCGCTGCGCGACGCCGGTATGGAGGTCATCTACACCGGGCTCCACCAGACGCCCGAGCAGATCGTCGACACCGCGATCCAGGAGGACGCCGACGCGATCGGGCTGTCCATCCTCTCCGGCGCGCACAACACGCTCTTCGCGGCCGTGATCGACCTGCTCAAGGAGCGGGAGGCGGAGGACATCCTGGTCTTCGGCGGCGGGATCATCCCCGAGGCGGACATCGCCCCGCTGAAGGAGAAGGGCGTCGCGGAGATCTTCACGCCGGGGGCCACGACGGCGTCGATCGTGGACTGGGTCCGGGCTCATGTGCAGGAGCCCGCCGAGGCGTAG
- a CDS encoding DUF5691 domain-containing protein has product MTRTSAPAEAPATGAWEELVTTALLGTERRTPPGCPPGRQAPLALLDAAAAETVRRRAGLRPGRAARLPEPAAGDPRPRPPAAAARRLAMLLADRPGAGGGGRRGTAPDLMELLPQWLATANARGFAAPPELLPALLDAARGRTDLRPAALAFAGPRAVWLARLNPDWRFALRATPGGGAALPHAEDAERIRQLWREGLFAERVALLAALRAREPAAARELLTTTWATERAEDRLMFLDSLRSGLAADDEPFLEQALTDRSRNVRATAAELLSALPGSALAARMAVRAGACVAVDHTGDTPALLIEAPHECDPGMEADGVTAKAPAGRGERSWWLGQLVEAAPLRTWPGRLGGRTPREIVALPVADDWQGDLHAAWCRAAVRQRDAEWARALLGAPAAPEAGGPGAVSLAERAKLLGTLDAVERADWVAGFIAAHGLSEAFQLLGVCAVPWSAPLGRAVVDALNIARDAGSYPWSFSGVMGLAERCLDPSEASRLDGLLAVPDEPEDASPGAGGYWAEAFQRLVTTLRLRAAMQEELGTVRPPEPSGA; this is encoded by the coding sequence ATGACCAGGACCTCAGCTCCTGCGGAAGCGCCCGCGACGGGTGCCTGGGAGGAACTTGTCACGACCGCCCTGCTCGGGACGGAGCGGCGCACCCCACCGGGCTGCCCGCCCGGCCGGCAGGCCCCGCTCGCCCTGCTGGACGCGGCGGCGGCGGAGACCGTACGCCGCCGGGCCGGCCTGCGGCCCGGGCGGGCGGCCCGGCTGCCGGAACCGGCGGCCGGGGACCCGCGCCCCCGGCCGCCCGCCGCGGCGGCCCGCAGGCTGGCGATGCTGCTGGCCGACCGCCCCGGCGCGGGCGGCGGGGGCCGCCGGGGCACGGCGCCGGACCTGATGGAGCTGCTGCCGCAGTGGCTGGCGACGGCGAACGCCCGCGGCTTCGCCGCTCCCCCCGAGCTGCTGCCCGCGCTGCTGGACGCGGCCCGCGGGCGTACGGATCTGCGGCCGGCGGCGCTGGCGTTCGCGGGGCCGCGCGCGGTGTGGCTCGCCCGGCTGAACCCCGACTGGCGGTTCGCCCTGCGCGCGACACCGGGCGGGGGCGCGGCCCTGCCGCACGCGGAGGACGCCGAGCGGATCCGGCAGCTGTGGCGGGAGGGCCTGTTCGCCGAGCGGGTGGCGCTGCTCGCGGCGCTCCGCGCCCGGGAGCCCGCCGCCGCGCGCGAGCTGCTCACGACGACCTGGGCGACGGAACGGGCCGAGGACCGGCTGATGTTCCTTGACTCCCTGCGCTCGGGCCTGGCCGCGGACGACGAGCCGTTCCTTGAGCAGGCGCTGACCGACCGCAGCCGCAACGTACGGGCGACGGCGGCGGAGCTGCTGTCGGCGCTGCCCGGCTCGGCGCTCGCCGCGCGGATGGCGGTGCGCGCCGGGGCCTGTGTGGCCGTCGACCACACCGGGGACACCCCGGCCCTCCTGATCGAGGCGCCGCACGAGTGCGATCCGGGCATGGAGGCCGACGGGGTGACAGCGAAGGCCCCGGCGGGGCGGGGTGAACGGTCGTGGTGGCTCGGCCAGCTGGTGGAGGCCGCCCCGCTCCGCACCTGGCCGGGACGGCTCGGCGGCCGTACCCCGAGGGAGATCGTGGCGCTGCCGGTGGCCGACGACTGGCAGGGCGACCTGCACGCGGCATGGTGCCGGGCGGCGGTACGGCAGCGGGACGCGGAGTGGGCGAGGGCCCTGCTCGGGGCGCCCGCGGCACCCGAGGCCGGTGGGCCGGGGGCGGTGTCCCTGGCCGAGCGGGCCAAGCTGCTCGGCACGCTCGACGCCGTCGAGCGGGCCGACTGGGTGGCCGGGTTCATCGCGGCCCACGGTCTGTCCGAGGCGTTCCAGTTGCTCGGAGTGTGCGCGGTGCCGTGGTCCGCGCCACTCGGACGGGCCGTGGTCGACGCCCTCAACATCGCACGGGACGCGGGGAGCTACCCATGGAGTTTCAGCGGAGTGATGGGCCTGGCGGAGCGCTGCCTCGACCCCTCCGAGGCGAGCCGCCTCGACGGACTGCTGGCGGTCCCGGACGAACCGGAGGACGCGAGTCCAGGAGCCGGGGGCTACTGGGCGGAGGCGTTCCAGCGCCTGGTGACGACCTTGCGGCTGCGCGCGGCAATGCAGGAGGAACTGGGGACGGTGCGGCCTCCCGAACCGTCCGGCGCCTGA
- a CDS encoding SWIM zinc finger family protein, whose product MTEQGVRWSADQVLSLAPDAASRKAGSKLGAAGPWSEAGSAGEGTVWGLCKGSGGRPYQTVVDLADASGPAYRCSCPSRKFPCKHALGLLLLWAGGDGAVPPGEPPGWAGEWIEGRRKRAAEQRTAEGAGSPSGSGDPEAARRRAERRAERITAGATELEQRLADLLRGGLAGAEQAGYELWEETAARMVDAQAPGLAARVRELGAIPSSGPGWPVRLLEECALLHLLDQGWLRRERLPEGLAATVRSRVGLPASADGPPLRDHWLVLAQYDTADARLTIRRIWLHGADSGRTALLLSYGAAGRAPELVLPVGLVLDAEVSAYPGAGQPRAALGERFAPPAPAAVRPPGVTPAEAAARYGEALREDPWLDAVPVTLEGVVPAPDGDSWQLVDAGGDTALPLTSAARSRPGLWRLVSLSGGAPVTVFGECGHRGFTPLTAWPQGTGEAVALC is encoded by the coding sequence ATGACTGAGCAGGGGGTGCGCTGGAGCGCGGACCAGGTGCTGTCACTGGCTCCTGACGCCGCGTCACGCAAAGCGGGCAGCAAACTCGGGGCGGCCGGGCCGTGGTCCGAGGCGGGCAGTGCCGGCGAGGGGACGGTGTGGGGGCTGTGCAAGGGCAGTGGCGGCAGGCCGTATCAGACGGTCGTGGACCTCGCGGACGCGTCCGGCCCGGCGTACAGGTGCAGTTGTCCGAGCCGGAAGTTCCCGTGCAAGCACGCGCTGGGGCTGCTGCTGCTCTGGGCGGGCGGGGACGGCGCGGTGCCGCCCGGAGAGCCGCCCGGGTGGGCCGGGGAGTGGATAGAGGGGAGAAGGAAGCGCGCGGCGGAGCAGCGGACGGCGGAGGGGGCCGGTTCCCCGTCCGGTTCCGGTGATCCGGAGGCGGCGCGGCGCCGGGCGGAGCGCCGGGCCGAGCGGATCACCGCGGGGGCCACGGAGCTGGAACAGCGGCTGGCGGACCTGCTGCGCGGCGGCCTCGCGGGCGCGGAACAGGCGGGGTACGAGCTGTGGGAGGAGACCGCGGCCCGCATGGTCGACGCCCAGGCCCCCGGGCTGGCCGCGCGGGTGCGGGAGTTGGGGGCGATCCCGTCGTCCGGGCCGGGCTGGCCGGTGCGTCTGCTGGAGGAGTGCGCTCTCCTCCACCTCCTCGACCAGGGCTGGCTGCGCCGGGAGCGGTTGCCCGAGGGCCTCGCGGCGACGGTCCGTTCCCGTGTCGGCCTGCCCGCCTCGGCGGACGGCCCGCCGCTGCGGGACCACTGGCTGGTCCTCGCCCAGTACGACACCGCGGACGCCCGGCTGACCATCCGCCGCATATGGCTCCACGGCGCCGATTCGGGCCGTACGGCCCTGCTGCTCTCCTACGGCGCCGCCGGCCGCGCGCCGGAGCTCGTACTGCCGGTCGGGCTGGTCCTGGACGCGGAGGTGTCGGCGTATCCGGGTGCCGGACAGCCGCGGGCGGCCCTGGGCGAGCGGTTCGCCCCGCCCGCTCCCGCGGCGGTACGCCCGCCGGGGGTGACCCCGGCCGAGGCCGCCGCCCGGTACGGCGAGGCACTGCGGGAGGACCCCTGGCTGGACGCCGTGCCGGTGACGCTGGAGGGGGTCGTCCCGGCCCCGGACGGCGACTCCTGGCAGCTGGTGGACGCCGGCGGGGACACGGCGCTGCCGCTGACGTCCGCCGCGCGGTCCCGTCCGGGCCTGTGGCGGCTGGTCTCCCTGTCCGGCGGGGCCCCGGTCACGGTCTTCGGCGAGTGCGGCCACCGCGGCTTCACCCCGCTGACGGCCTGGCCGCAGGGGACCGGCGAGGCGGTGGCCCTGTGCTGA
- a CDS encoding AAA family ATPase, with amino-acid sequence MTVSAAPTSAHLPEQEPTEALRPHAEDAFAEELAALAAQDDRPRPARWKLSPWAVATYLLGGTLPDGTVITPKYVGPRRIVEVAVTTLATDRALLLLGVPGTAKTWVSEHLAAAVSGDSTLLVQGTAGTPEEAIRYGWNYAQLLAHGPSRDALVPSPVMRAMAEGMTARVEELTRIPADVQDTLITILSEKTLPIPELGQEVQAVRGFNLIATANDRDRGVNDLSSALRRRFNTVVLPLPESVQAEVDIVSRRVDQLGRSLDLPAAPDGIDEIRRVVTVFRELRDGVTSDGRTKLKSPSGTLSTAEAISVVTGGLALAAHFGDGVLRAGDVAAGILGAVVRDPASDRVVWQEYLEAVVREREGWTDFYRACREVSA; translated from the coding sequence ATGACTGTGTCTGCAGCACCTACGTCCGCGCACCTGCCAGAGCAGGAGCCGACCGAGGCGTTGCGTCCGCACGCCGAGGACGCCTTCGCCGAGGAACTCGCCGCGCTCGCCGCGCAGGACGACCGTCCGCGCCCGGCCCGCTGGAAGCTGTCGCCGTGGGCCGTCGCCACCTATCTCCTCGGCGGCACCCTGCCGGACGGCACGGTGATCACGCCGAAGTACGTCGGCCCGCGCCGCATCGTCGAGGTCGCCGTCACCACCCTCGCCACCGACCGCGCCCTGCTCCTGCTCGGTGTGCCCGGCACCGCGAAGACCTGGGTGTCCGAGCACCTGGCCGCCGCGGTCAGCGGCGACTCCACCCTGCTGGTGCAGGGCACCGCCGGCACCCCGGAGGAGGCCATCCGGTACGGCTGGAACTACGCGCAGCTGCTCGCCCACGGTCCCAGCCGGGACGCCCTGGTCCCCAGCCCCGTCATGCGGGCGATGGCCGAGGGAATGACGGCCCGCGTCGAGGAACTGACCCGTATCCCGGCCGACGTCCAGGACACGCTCATCACCATCCTGTCGGAGAAGACGCTGCCGATACCGGAGCTGGGCCAGGAGGTGCAGGCGGTCCGCGGGTTCAACCTGATCGCGACGGCCAACGACCGCGACCGCGGGGTCAACGACCTGTCCAGCGCCCTGCGCCGCCGCTTCAACACGGTGGTGCTGCCGCTGCCGGAGAGCGTCCAGGCCGAGGTCGACATCGTCTCCCGGCGCGTCGACCAGCTCGGCCGTTCCCTCGACCTGCCGGCCGCGCCCGACGGCATCGACGAGATCCGCCGCGTGGTGACCGTCTTCCGCGAGCTGCGCGACGGCGTCACGTCCGACGGCCGCACCAAGCTGAAGTCGCCCAGCGGCACCCTGTCGACGGCGGAGGCGATCTCCGTCGTCACCGGCGGCCTCGCCCTGGCCGCGCACTTCGGCGACGGCGTGCTGCGGGCCGGCGATGTCGCCGCGGGCATCCTCGGCGCCGTCGTCCGCGACCCCGCGTCCGACCGGGTCGTGTGGCAGGAGTACCTGGAGGCGGTCGTCCGCGAGCGCGAGGGCTGGACGGACTTCTACCGGGCCTGCCGGGAGGTGAGCGCGTGA
- a CDS encoding DUF5682 family protein gives MTGADESGSGWPGEGPLLLGVRHHGPGSARAVRAALSAARPRVVLIEGPPEADALIPLAADEDMRPPVALLAHAVDEPGRSAFWPMAEFSPEWVAIRWAVEQDVPAHFIDLPATHTLAWMRDGEKDAEAEKSEPEAGGEQAEGEKAGQEAAGSDAGANIRVDPLAVLAEAAGYDDPERWWEDVVEHRGPGDGDAFAPFVALEEAMGALRDTYGSGGHDRDLVREAFMRLQVRDARRRYGDGVAVVCGAWHVPALRHRTTVAADRALLKGLPKVKTDMTWVPWTYRRLSRRSGYGAGIESPGWYGHLFGAPDRPVERWLTRVAGLLRQEDRLVSSAHVIEAVRLAETLAVMRGRPLPGLSETTDAVRAVMCDGSDVPLALVHDRLVVGDVLGEVPAAAPAVPLQRDLDRTQRRLRLRPEALERELELDLRKDTDAERSRLLHRLRLLGVAWGEPASSRGSTGTFRETWRLRWEPELAVRVAEAGVWGTTVLGAATAKAESDAAGAQGLADVTALAEHCLLADLPDALPTVMRILADRAALDADVGHLAQALPALVRSLRYGDVRGTDTAALTEVAAGLAERIFVGLPPACTALDPDAAEEMRRHLDAVHGAVGLLAGAAPPAHGDLRGRWHTVLGVLSGRDTVPGVIRGRAVRLLLDSGELAQDEAARLMGLVLSPGTPPGDAAAWIEGFVGGGSGGGMLLVHDERLLGLVDAWLTGVPAEAFTDVLPLLRRTFSAYEAGVRRTLGELVRRGPGQRGNTTATGSGIPGFAPDLDGERADAVLPVVRLLLGLDGPEETAGNDLVGVA, from the coding sequence GTGACAGGCGCTGACGAGTCCGGGAGCGGGTGGCCCGGGGAGGGACCGCTGCTGCTCGGGGTGCGGCACCACGGACCGGGTTCCGCGCGGGCCGTGCGGGCGGCGCTGAGCGCGGCCCGGCCGCGGGTGGTCCTGATCGAGGGGCCGCCCGAGGCGGACGCGCTGATCCCGCTGGCCGCCGACGAGGACATGCGGCCGCCGGTCGCCCTGCTCGCCCACGCGGTGGACGAGCCCGGCCGGTCGGCGTTCTGGCCGATGGCCGAGTTCTCGCCGGAGTGGGTCGCGATCCGCTGGGCCGTGGAGCAGGACGTCCCGGCCCACTTCATCGACCTGCCGGCCACCCACACGCTGGCCTGGATGAGGGACGGGGAGAAGGACGCCGAGGCGGAGAAGAGCGAGCCTGAGGCCGGGGGTGAGCAGGCCGAGGGGGAGAAGGCCGGGCAGGAGGCGGCCGGGTCGGACGCCGGGGCCAACATCCGCGTCGACCCGCTGGCCGTGCTCGCCGAGGCCGCCGGCTACGACGATCCCGAGCGCTGGTGGGAGGACGTCGTCGAGCACCGGGGGCCGGGCGACGGGGACGCCTTCGCCCCGTTCGTCGCGCTCGAGGAGGCCATGGGGGCGCTGCGGGACACGTACGGCAGCGGCGGGCATGACCGGGACCTCGTCCGTGAGGCGTTCATGCGCCTCCAGGTGCGGGACGCGCGACGCCGGTACGGGGACGGCGTCGCGGTGGTCTGCGGGGCCTGGCACGTGCCCGCGTTGCGGCACCGGACCACCGTCGCCGCCGACAGGGCACTGCTCAAGGGACTGCCCAAGGTCAAGACGGACATGACCTGGGTGCCGTGGACGTACCGCAGGCTGTCCCGGCGCAGCGGATACGGCGCGGGCATCGAGTCACCGGGCTGGTACGGACATTTGTTCGGCGCACCGGACCGTCCGGTCGAGCGGTGGCTGACCAGGGTGGCGGGGCTGCTGCGGCAGGAGGACCGGCTCGTGTCCTCGGCGCACGTCATCGAGGCGGTGCGGCTGGCCGAGACCCTCGCGGTGATGCGCGGCCGTCCGCTGCCCGGTCTGAGCGAGACGACCGACGCCGTGCGGGCGGTGATGTGCGACGGCTCGGACGTGCCACTGGCGCTGGTGCACGACCGGCTCGTCGTGGGAGACGTGCTCGGCGAGGTGCCGGCCGCCGCGCCGGCGGTGCCGTTGCAGCGGGACCTCGACCGCACCCAGCGCAGACTGCGGCTCAGGCCGGAGGCGCTGGAGCGCGAGCTGGAACTCGACCTGCGCAAGGACACCGACGCCGAACGCAGCAGGCTGCTGCACCGGCTGCGGCTGCTCGGTGTGGCGTGGGGCGAACCGGCCTCCTCGCGCGGCAGCACGGGCACCTTCCGGGAGACCTGGCGGCTCAGGTGGGAGCCGGAGCTGGCCGTGCGGGTCGCCGAGGCCGGGGTGTGGGGCACGACCGTGCTCGGCGCCGCGACCGCCAAGGCCGAGTCCGACGCGGCCGGCGCCCAGGGACTCGCCGACGTCACGGCCCTGGCGGAGCACTGCCTGCTGGCCGACCTGCCGGACGCGCTCCCCACCGTGATGCGGATCCTCGCCGACCGGGCGGCCCTCGACGCCGACGTCGGCCACCTCGCCCAGGCCCTGCCCGCCCTGGTCCGCTCCCTGCGCTACGGCGACGTACGGGGCACCGACACGGCGGCGTTGACGGAGGTCGCCGCGGGCCTCGCGGAGCGGATCTTCGTCGGCCTGCCCCCGGCCTGCACCGCGCTCGACCCGGACGCGGCCGAGGAGATGCGCCGCCACCTCGACGCGGTGCACGGGGCGGTGGGACTCCTGGCCGGCGCCGCCCCGCCGGCCCACGGCGACCTGCGGGGGCGCTGGCACACGGTGCTCGGCGTGCTGTCCGGGCGGGACACCGTGCCCGGGGTGATCCGCGGGCGCGCGGTACGGCTGCTGCTGGACAGCGGGGAACTGGCTCAGGACGAGGCGGCCCGGCTCATGGGACTCGTGCTGTCGCCGGGCACCCCGCCGGGGGACGCGGCCGCGTGGATCGAGGGCTTCGTCGGCGGCGGCTCCGGCGGCGGGATGCTCCTGGTGCACGACGAGCGGCTGCTCGGGCTGGTCGACGCCTGGCTGACCGGCGTGCCGGCCGAGGCGTTCACCGACGTCCTGCCCCTGCTGCGACGCACGTTCTCGGCGTACGAGGCGGGTGTGCGCCGGACACTCGGCGAACTGGTCCGGCGTGGTCCGGGGCAGCGGGGGAACACGACGGCGACCGGATCCGGCATTCCCGGCTTCGCACCCGACCTCGACGGCGAGCGCGCGGACGCCGTGCTGCCCGTCGTGCGGTTGCTGCTGGGCCTGGACGGGCCGGAAGAGACCGCGGGCAACGATCTGGTGGGGGTGGCGTGA
- a CDS encoding VWA domain-containing protein, whose amino-acid sequence MTAESVDSGRERLRRWRLVLGGDTADGTGCALSGKDAAMDGALTALYGKGDKPPAGRDRAAGLGASAPSVARWLGDIRTYFPSSVVQVMQRDAIDRLGLSTLLLEPEMLEAVEADVHLVGTLLSLNKAMPETTKETARKVVRKVVEDLEKRLATRTRATLTGALDRSARINRPRHHDIDWNRTVAANLKHYLPEYRTIVPERLIGYGRASRSVKKDVILCIDQSGSMAASVVYASVFGAVLASMRSIDTRLVVFDTAVVDLTDQLDDPVDVLFGTQLGGGTDINRALAYCQSQITRPAETVVVLISDLYEGGIRREMLKRVAAMKASGVQFVTLLALSDEGAPAYDREHAAALAALGAPAFACTPDLFPEVMAAAIEKRPLPIPETA is encoded by the coding sequence GTGACGGCCGAGTCGGTGGACTCGGGGCGGGAGCGGCTGCGGCGCTGGCGGCTCGTGCTCGGTGGTGACACGGCGGACGGCACCGGCTGCGCGCTCTCCGGAAAGGACGCCGCGATGGACGGGGCGCTCACCGCGCTCTACGGGAAGGGGGACAAACCGCCGGCCGGGCGGGACCGCGCGGCGGGGCTCGGGGCGTCGGCGCCGTCCGTGGCGCGCTGGCTCGGGGACATCCGGACGTACTTCCCGTCCTCCGTCGTCCAGGTGATGCAGCGCGACGCCATCGACCGGCTCGGACTGTCCACGCTGCTGCTGGAGCCGGAGATGCTGGAGGCGGTGGAAGCCGACGTGCATCTCGTCGGCACGCTGCTCTCCCTCAACAAGGCCATGCCGGAGACCACGAAGGAGACGGCGCGCAAGGTCGTCCGCAAGGTCGTCGAGGACCTGGAGAAGCGGCTCGCCACCCGTACCCGGGCCACCCTCACCGGTGCCCTCGACCGCAGTGCCCGGATCAACCGGCCGCGCCACCACGACATCGACTGGAACCGCACCGTCGCGGCCAACCTCAAGCACTACCTGCCGGAATACCGGACGATCGTGCCGGAGCGGCTCATCGGATACGGGCGCGCGTCCCGGTCGGTGAAGAAGGACGTCATCCTCTGCATCGACCAGTCGGGGTCGATGGCGGCGTCCGTCGTCTACGCGTCCGTGTTCGGGGCCGTGCTGGCGTCGATGCGGTCGATCGACACGCGTCTCGTCGTCTTCGACACCGCCGTCGTCGACCTCACCGACCAGCTCGACGACCCGGTCGACGTGCTGTTCGGCACGCAGCTCGGCGGCGGTACGGACATCAACCGGGCGCTCGCCTACTGCCAGTCGCAGATCACCCGGCCCGCCGAGACGGTGGTCGTGCTGATCAGCGACCTCTACGAAGGGGGCATACGGCGGGAGATGCTCAAGCGGGTCGCGGCGATGAAGGCCTCGGGGGTGCAGTTCGTGACGCTGCTCGCGCTGTCCGACGAAGGGGCGCCCGCCTACGACCGGGAGCACGCGGCCGCGCTCGCCGCCCTGGGCGCACCGGCGTTCGCCTGCACCCCCGACCTGTTCCCGGAGGTGATGGCGGCGGCGATCGAGAAGCGGCCGCTGCCGATACCGGAGACCGCGTGA